TGTAAATCTATATGCAAGTATAGCAAAAACTACTGCTAACCCTCCAAATACTAATAGTCCCATATTAGCTGCTCTAACTTCATTTTCTATATATGAATCATAAGTCCATAATATTGTAAATGCAAAAGTACATGCTGATAATACTATAAATGTAAAATTCAGTTTGTTAGCTTTATTATCTTCCTTTAATTTCATATGAAAATATGTCATTGAAGAGAACATGATTCCTCCAGCTAAAAACCACACTAATTGATGTAAAGAAAACACCCATTTTATTAAACTAGCTATTAAATGCATAACTTATCCCCCTCACTAAATTTTATCCCAGAAATCATTTATAGCATCTTCTAAATACTTTGATTCTAAACGTGCATCTGGTTCTACTGGACCACCATATCCAAACATTTCATCTAGTGAACGTAATAGTGGTTTAAATGGTGTTAGTGTCATTAGTTTTGATAAATCGTGGTGCCACTCATCAATCTTATTGTATGGACAAACGGAAATACATGTACCACAATCTGCTCCATTATAAGCCCAGAATGACAGACATCTTTCTCCATTAACAAACCATTTTTCAACACCTGTCATTGTTGATTTAGTAACTTTACCTGTATCAAATTCCATACCTTCTTTAATAACTTGTGCTGGTTCATTACAAATAGCCTTACCAGGACAAGCATCAGCACACTTCATACAAACATCACAAAATTCTTTAACTCCAAAAGTAATTGGTTTATCTGGGGCAATTTCTAAATCAGTATATACTTTTGCTAAACGAACACGAGGTCCATACTTTTCTGTAACTAATAATCCCATTCTGCTAGCTTCTCCTAAACCAGCTTCTATTGCAAGTGGAACTGATAGAGATGTGTCATTTCCACAGGGAGCCGCTTTATAACCTATGTTCCTTAAGAATTCAGCTACTTTATGTCCTGTTTCTGCCATCTGAGAATAGCCAAGTGCAACAGGTGTACAACCTGCTAATGTTGGTGCTGCTTTAATGCCATCATAATCCATTTCAAATGCTAAAACAATTACTGATTTTGGTTCAAATCCTGCTTCACCTTTAAAGTCAGGCTTTACTGTTTTAACCCCAAATGTTTCATATTCACCTTTCTCAAATTTAAATGGATCAAAGGGCAAATATTCTACTGTTCCATCTGGCATTGTAAATGGTTTTACATTTGGAACTGCCCACTCTTCATATGTCCATCTCTTTGTACTTTCATTGTATGGTGCAATTCCAACTAAATCTGCTCCTAAAAATTTTGCAGCCTTTTTAACATATTGTGCAGCTTCCTTTGCATCTTTGAATTTATATTGTTTTTTAGCCATTCCAATCTTTTTGTCCACTTTTGAGTTATCCCAAGAAAATAAACCTGGAACTAAAACTGGCATATCCTTCATTTGTTCACCTGTCTCTGGATTAACTGGATGTGTTTGAATCAGAGCATTACGAACACCCATTTGACTATGAGGAGCAAAATGATCATTTACACTCCAAGCTGATAGCTCTAAAGCTTTATCAATTTGTCTAAATCCTAATTTTCCTGCATTTCTACCTTCTTTAAATCCTTCATGCTGACTTACAAAGACTAACCCTACTTCAGGATATGACTTATACCCAAATCTCTCTGATATAAAGTTATCAACTGGTTCCTTATCCCAAAATGCACGGAAAAAAACATG
This region of Anaeromicrobium sediminis genomic DNA includes:
- a CDS encoding reductive dehalogenase, whose protein sequence is MNRREFLKVAGVTTAVTGAAIATKPKKAFAVELGKEHDQFPVEVTKDVNRFSQQNHVFFRAFWDKEPVDNFISERFGYKSYPEVGLVFVSQHEGFKEGRNAGKLGFRQIDKALELSAWSVNDHFAPHSQMGVRNALIQTHPVNPETGEQMKDMPVLVPGLFSWDNSKVDKKIGMAKKQYKFKDAKEAAQYVKKAAKFLGADLVGIAPYNESTKRWTYEEWAVPNVKPFTMPDGTVEYLPFDPFKFEKGEYETFGVKTVKPDFKGEAGFEPKSVIVLAFEMDYDGIKAAPTLAGCTPVALGYSQMAETGHKVAEFLRNIGYKAAPCGNDTSLSVPLAIEAGLGEASRMGLLVTEKYGPRVRLAKVYTDLEIAPDKPITFGVKEFCDVCMKCADACPGKAICNEPAQVIKEGMEFDTGKVTKSTMTGVEKWFVNGERCLSFWAYNGADCGTCISVCPYNKIDEWHHDLSKLMTLTPFKPLLRSLDEMFGYGGPVEPDARLESKYLEDAINDFWDKI